The following proteins come from a genomic window of Amaranthus tricolor cultivar Red isolate AtriRed21 chromosome 14, ASM2621246v1, whole genome shotgun sequence:
- the LOC130799597 gene encoding probable xyloglucan endotransglucosylase/hydrolase protein 8 isoform X3: protein MKERLSKMAIPLFIAALMAAIVSPSLSVSLTKGSFKDNFDIMFSESNFKTSDDGQIWFLSLDKISGCGFQTKQRYRFGWSSMRLKLGYMF from the exons ATGAAAGAAAGATTATCTAAAATGGCTATTCCTCTGTTTATTGCAGCTTTAATGGCCGCCATTGTTTCACCATCTTTATCAGTTTCATTAACAAAAGGATCATTCAAAGATAACTTTGATATCATGTTTTCTGAAAGTAATTTCAAGACTTCAGATGATGGTCAGATCTGGTTTCTTTCCTTAGATAAAATTAGTG GATGTGGGTTTCAAACAAAACAGAGGTATAGATTTGGGTGGTCTAGTATGAGATTAAAATTG GGATACATGTTCTGA
- the LOC130799597 gene encoding probable xyloglucan endotransglucosylase/hydrolase protein 8 isoform X1 — translation MKERLSKMAIPLFIAALMAAIVSPSLSVSLTKGSFKDNFDIMFSESNFKTSDDGQIWFLSLDKISGCGFQTKQRYRFGWSSMRLKLVGGESHTLSDSIIFIFHFFNFLFLHIHKLKFWLVATSLNFDLLQYTGIHVLKPAKTHNC, via the exons ATGAAAGAAAGATTATCTAAAATGGCTATTCCTCTGTTTATTGCAGCTTTAATGGCCGCCATTGTTTCACCATCTTTATCAGTTTCATTAACAAAAGGATCATTCAAAGATAACTTTGATATCATGTTTTCTGAAAGTAATTTCAAGACTTCAGATGATGGTCAGATCTGGTTTCTTTCCTTAGATAAAATTAGTG GATGTGGGTTTCAAACAAAACAGAGGTATAGATTTGGGTGGTCTAGTATGAGATTAAAATTGGTGGGTGGTGAATCACATACTCTATCAGAttcaattattttcatttttcatttttttaattttttatttttacacattcataaattaaaattttggttAGTGGCAACTTCATTGAACTTTGATTTATTACAATATACAGGGATACATGTTCTGAAACCTGCGAAAACACataattgttaa
- the LOC130799597 gene encoding probable xyloglucan endotransglucosylase/hydrolase protein 8 isoform X2, producing MKERLSKMAIPLFIAALMAAIVSPSLSVSLTKGSFKDNFDIMFSESNFKTSDDGQIWFLSLDKISGCGFQTKQRYRFGWSSMRLKLGYTF from the exons ATGAAAGAAAGATTATCTAAAATGGCTATTCCTCTGTTTATTGCAGCTTTAATGGCCGCCATTGTTTCACCATCTTTATCAGTTTCATTAACAAAAGGATCATTCAAAGATAACTTTGATATCATGTTTTCTGAAAGTAATTTCAAGACTTCAGATGATGGTCAGATCTGGTTTCTTTCCTTAGATAAAATTAGTG GATGTGGGTTTCAAACAAAACAGAGGTATAGATTTGGGTGGTCTAGTATGAGATTAAAATTG GGATACACGTTCTGA